The following are encoded together in the Panicum virgatum strain AP13 chromosome 6K, P.virgatum_v5, whole genome shotgun sequence genome:
- the LOC120712956 gene encoding uncharacterized protein At1g28695-like: MPIFSDDPSSCVSPSPPSRSKNMDWKVRGDMNRPLPVIAFFLGAALTVAFVFLGATLDVNWRFSEMAVWGNAARDEAKPYAELAQLLKNASMEDNTVIVTSINQAYAAPGSLLDLFLESFRLGEGTARLLDHLLIVAVDPGALQTCRSVHRHCYLLRPDGGAAAADLGAEKHFMSPEYLDMMWTRNRFQLTILELGFNFLFTDIDILWFRNPMRHIAITSDIAIASDYFNGDPDSLRNLPNGGFLYVRSKNRTVEFYRRWRAARRQFPPGTNEQHILGKVQAALAGQVGVRMQFLDTANCGGFCQLSGDLRRVSTMHANCCTGLPNKVHDLRSVLRDWGNYTAAPPELRRRGGFGWTKPGRCIR, translated from the exons ATGCCGATCTTCTCTGACGACCCGTCGTCCTGCGTctccccttctcctccctcgAGGTCCAAGAACATGGACTGGAAGGTGAGGGGGGACATGAACAGGCCCCTCCCGGTCATCGCCTTCTTCCTGGGCGCGGCGCTGACGGTGGCGTTCGTATTCCTCGGCGCGACGCTGGACGTGAACTGGCGGTTCTCCGAGATGGCCGTGTGGGGGAACGCTGCCCGGGACGAG GCGAAACCGTACGCAGAGCTGGCCCAGCTGCTGAAGAACGCATCAATGGAGGACAACACGGTGATCGTGACGTCCATCAACCAGGCGTACGCGGCGCCGGGCTCCCTCCTGGACCTCTTCCTCGAGAGCTTCCGGCTCGGCGAGGGCACGGCGCGGCTGCTGGACCACCTCCTCATCGTGGCCGTCGACCCCGGCGCGCTGCAGACCTGCCGGTCCGTGCACCGCCACTGCTACCTCCTCCggccggacggcggcgccgccgccgccgacctcggcGCCGAGAAGCACTTCATGTCCCCGGAGTACCTCGACATGATGTGGACCCGCAACCGGTTCCAGCTGACCATCCTCGAGCTCGGCTTCAACTTCCTCTTCACG GACATTGACATCCTGTGGTTCCGGAACCCGATGCGGCACATCGCGATCACGTCGGACATCGCCATCGCCAGCGACTACTTCAACGGCGACCCGGACAGCCTGCGCAACCTGCCCAACGGCGGCTTCCTGTACGTCAGGTCCAAGAACCGGACGGTGGAGTTCtaccggcggtggcgggcggcgcggcgccagtTCCCGCCGGGGACCAACGAGCAGCACATCCTGGGGAAGGTGCAGGCGGCGCTGGCCGGGCAGGTCGGCGTGCGGATGCAGTTCCTCGACACGGCCAACTGCGGCGGCTTCTGCCAGCTGAGCGGCGACCTGCGCCGGGTGTCCACCATGCACGCCAACTGCTGCACCGGCCTCCCCAACAAGGTGCACGACCTCCGGAGCGTGCTCCGGGACTGGGGGAACtacacggcggcgccgccggagctccggcgacggGGAGGGTTCGGCTGGACCAAGCCCGGCAGGTGCATCCGCTGA
- the LOC120712957 gene encoding 60S ribosomal protein L17-like, protein MVKYSQEPGNPTKSAKAMGRDLRVHFKNTRETAFALRKLPLAKAKRYLEDVMAHKQAIPFRRYCGGVGRTAQAKSHHSNGQGRWPVKSAKFILDLLKNAESNADVKGLDVDNLYVSHIQVNQAQKQRRRTYRAHGRINPYMSSPCHIELILSEKEEPVKKEADNIVASRKQ, encoded by the exons ATG GTGAAGTACTCGCAGGAGCCGGGCAACCCGACCAAGT CGGCTAAGGCCATGGGCAGGGATCTCAGGGTCCACTTCAAG AACACAAGGGAGACAGCTTTTGCACTTCGCAAGCTGCCTTTGGCCAAGGCTAAGCGGTACCTTGAGGATGTTATGGCTCACAAGCAGGCAATTCCCTTCCGGAGATACTGCGGGGGTGTTGGTCGCACTGCTCAGGCTAAGTCTCACCACTCAAATGGGCAGGGTCGCTGGCCTGTGAAATCAGCCAAGTTCATATTGGATTTGCTGAAGAATGCTGAGAGTAACGCTGAT GTGAAAGGCTTGGATGTCGATAACCTCTATGTTTCACACATCCAAGTGAACCAAGCTCAGAAGCAGAGGCGTCGCACGTACCGTGCTCATGGGCGCATCAATC CTTACATGTCCTCACCTTGCCACATTGAGTTGATCCTGTCAGAGAAGGAAGAGCCTGTTAAGAAAGAG GCTGACAATATTGTCGCATCAAGGAAGCAGTGA
- the LOC120712958 gene encoding exocyst complex component EXO70B1-like, whose product MERQSASSPDAGQERVMAAAKHIVKSLAVSKNAADDMMHFLSTFDPRLHPLSSPETGDEASDSGPDDAPGRGGDGEEEEEIAAAEEVIRRCNSSPSSSETIGMMDYLYAVDDAIAAAGHSARAAAAVHAAMPRLEEEVRSLLSSSPRRLSLSSDDVDEAATPSASPRHGTLSPDAAASVRGVADRMLRAGYGPELAQVYVSARRDALAESAALLGVEAVAIEEVIRMEWGVLDQKMRRWSHAVRAVVRTLLAGERLLCDEVFESDEELGHECFADVARGCVLQLLGFADAVAVSARATEKLYRTVGMYEALTDVQPDLEALFSGDGARGFFAGEVSSTVEQLGSTLRHTIEEFGHAIHGEASRKAVHGGEIHPMTRYVLNYCGLLAESHGTLDVVLGDAGVNDADEASTDGCAAASTPSARCIRELLTLLLYKMNDKSRLYDDAGLQNIFLMNNLYYVVQKVRESPPLRELLGDDWLRRHRGQIRQYETAYLRASWTAVLSTHLRRDDGAASRPPAGHKAAAPQGASAKGFNAAFQELYRAQTAWKVTDPQLREELRIAVSERLIPAYRAFLGQGSRHPARHVKCSLEDLENYMLDFFEGVPKFVRW is encoded by the coding sequence ATGGAGAGGCAGAGCGCGTCGTCGCCGGACGCCGGGCAGGAGAGGGTCATGGCGGCCGCGAAGCACATCGTGAAGAGCCTGGCCGTGTCCAAGAACGCCGCCGACGACATGATGCACTTCTTGTCCACCTTCGACCCTCGCCTGCACCCCCTCTCTTCTCCGGAGACGGGCGACGAGGCGTCCGACAGCGGCCCCGACGACGCGCCcggccgtggcggcgacggcgaggaggaggaagagatcgccgccgcggaggaggtcATCCGCCGTTGCAACTCCTCGCCTTCTTCCTCCGAGACGATCGGTATGATGGACTACCTGTACGCCGTGGACGACGCCATCGCCGCGGCGGGCCActcggcccgcgccgccgccgccgtgcacgcCGCCATGCCGCgcctggaggaggaggtgcgctCCCTGCTTTCCTCCTCTCCGCGGCGCCTCTCGCTCTCCTCGGACGACGTCGACGAGGCCGCGACGCCCAGCGCGTCGCCGCGCCACGGCACGCTCTCCCCGGACGCCGCGGCCTCCGTCCGCGGCGTCGCGGACCGCATGCTCCGCGCCGGGTACGGCCCGGAGCTCGCGCAGGTCTACGTCTCCGCCCGCCGCGACGCGCTCGCGGAGTCCGCGGCGCTACTCGGCGTCGAGGCCGTCGCCATCGAGGAGGTGATCAGGATGGAGTGGGGCGTGCTCGACCAGAAGATGCGGCGGTGGAGCCACGCCGTCAGGGCCGTGGTCAGGACcttgctcgccggcgagcgcctgcTGTGCGACGAGGTCTTCGAGTCCGATGAGGAGCTGGGCCACGAGTGCTTCGCCGACGTCGCCCGGGGCTGCGTCCTGCAGCTGCTGGGATTCGCGGACGCCGTCGCCGTGTCGGCGCGCGCCACCGAGAAGCTCTACCGCACGGTCGGCATGTACGAGGCGCTCACCGACGTCCAGCCCGACCTCGAAGCCCtcttctccggcgacggcgcgcgcggaTTCTTCGCGGGCGAGGTGTCGAGCACCGTCGAGCAGCTGGGCTCCACCTTACGCCACACGATCGAGGAGTTCGGCCACGCCATCCACGGCGAGGCGTCGCGGAAGGCCGTCCACGGCGGCGAGATCCACCCCATGACCCGCTACGTCCTCAACTACTGCGGCCTCCTCGCCGAGAGCCACGGCACCCTGGACGTGGTCCTCGGCGACGCCGGCGTCAACGACGCCGACGAGGCCTCCACCgacggctgcgccgccgcctcgacgccgtcCGCGCGCTGCATCCGCGAGCTGCTCACGCTCCTCCTCTACAAGATGAACGACAAGTCCCGGCTTTACGACGACGCCGGGCTGCAGAACATCTTCCTGATGAACAACCTCTACTACGTGGTGCAGAAGGTGAGGgagtcgccgccgctgcgggagCTCCTCGGCGACGACTGGCTCCGCCGGCACCGCGGCCAGATCCGGCAGTACGAGACCGCGTACCTCCGAGCGTCATGGACGGCCGTGCTGTCCACCCACCTGAGGagggacgacggcgcggcgtcgaggccgccggcggggcacaaggcggcggcgccgcaggGCGCGTCGGCCAAGGGCTTCAACGCGGCGTTCCAGGAGCTGTACCGGGCCCAGACGGCGTGGAAGGTGACGGACCCCCAGCTCCGGGAGGAGCTGCGCATCGCCGTGTCGGAGCGGCTGATCCCGGCGTACCGGGCGTTCCTAGGGCAGGGGAGCCGGCACCCGGCGAGGCACGTCAAGTGCAGCCTCGAGGACCTCGAGAACTACATGCTCGACTTCTTCGAAGGCGTGCCCAAGTTTGTCAGGTGGTGA
- the LOC120712960 gene encoding uncharacterized protein LOC120712960 isoform X1 has translation MERERRAPAAAAALWGHKHLHLLARAGSKESLEYILQALWRTRRTGLDAADRAVVRDALQLASYAEIDPLLVCLRILIRRCASEDVSKDDIPKLFPDEVPPELQKLLTLLLQKFQPEWQEDASKDQASTPHTGTAECQLNQNGDTSEQPAASDAEVDGAMWCDDFFMDVLHLRNIS, from the exons ATGGAGCGCGAGCGccgcgcgccagcggcggcggcggcgctgtggggGCACAAGCACCTCCACCTGCTGGCGCGCGCGGGGTCCAAGGAGTCGCTGGAGTACATCCTGCAGGCGCTCTGGCGCACCCGCCGCAccggcctcgacgccgccgaccGCGCCGTGGTCCGCGACGCCCTCCAGCTCGCCTCCTACGCCGAGATCGACCCC CTGCTCGTGTGCCTGAGGATACTGATCAGGCGGTGCGCCAGCGAGGACGTCTCCAAGGACGACATCCCCAAGCTCTTCCCCGACGAGGTGCCGCCCGAGTTGCAGAAGCTGCTCACGTTGCTGCTGCAGAAGTTCCAGCCAGAGTGGCAGGAGGATGCTTCAAAGGATCAG GCATCTACCCCACATACAGGCACTGCAGAATGTCAGTTGAACCAGAATGGAGACACATCAGAGCAGCCAGCTGCTTCTGATGCAGAGGTAGATGGAGCAATGTGGTGTGATGATTTTTTCATGGATGTTCTACACTTAAGAAATATTTCTTAA
- the LOC120712960 gene encoding uncharacterized protein LOC120712960 isoform X2: MERERRAPAAAAALWGHKHLHLLARAGSKESLEYILQALWRTRRTGLDAADRAVVRDALQLASYAEIDPAVRQRGRLQGRHPQALPRRGAARVAEAAHVAAAEVPARVAGGCFKGSGIYPTYRHCRMSVEPEWRHIRAASCF; the protein is encoded by the exons ATGGAGCGCGAGCGccgcgcgccagcggcggcggcggcgctgtggggGCACAAGCACCTCCACCTGCTGGCGCGCGCGGGGTCCAAGGAGTCGCTGGAGTACATCCTGCAGGCGCTCTGGCGCACCCGCCGCAccggcctcgacgccgccgaccGCGCCGTGGTCCGCGACGCCCTCCAGCTCGCCTCCTACGCCGAGATCGACCCC GCGGTGCGCCAGCGAGGACGTCTCCAAGGACGACATCCCCAAGCTCTTCCCCGACGAGGTGCCGCCCGAGTTGCAGAAGCTGCTCACGTTGCTGCTGCAGAAGTTCCAGCCAGAGTGGCAGGAGGATGCTTCAAAGGATCAG GCATCTACCCCACATACAGGCACTGCAGAATGTCAGTTGAACCAGAATGGAGACACATCAGAGCAGCCAGCTGCTTCTGA
- the LOC120712961 gene encoding nucleotide pyrophosphatase/phosphodiesterase-like → MGRRDAAAALAVVLAAAAAAAVIRASSSSPAEGFQPLSKIAVHRSTVEMQPSAYVRATPLLLGEQGEDTEWVTVKYGWTSPSVDDWIAVFSPADFVSGTCPNPARDPPLLCTAPIKYQYANYSANYIYWGKGSVRFQLINQRYNFSFALFTGGLENPKLIAVLEPISFKNPKAPVFPRLAQGKTHDVMAVTWTIGYDISEAYPFVEWGAVGGGAAAQPAARSPAGTLTFSRGSMCGEPARTVGWREPGFIHTAFMRNLWPNKEYYYKIGHELQDGSVVWGKPYTFRAPPSPGQNSLQRVIVFGDMGKAERDGSNEFANYQPGSLNTTDTLVKDLDNYDGSDIVFHIGDLPYANGYVSQWDQFTAQVAPITAEKPYMIASGNHERDWPNTGGFFDVKDSGGECGVPAETYYYYPAENRANFWYKVDYGMFRFCVGDSEHDWREGTPQHAFIERCLSTVDRKHQPWLVFAAHRVLGYSSNDWYAMEGAFEEPEGRESLQRLWQKYRVDIAFFGHVHNYERTCPVYQSRCMTSEKSRYSGTMNGTIFVVAGGGGSHLSDYTTAIPRWSIFRDRDFGFVKLTAFNHSSLLFEYKRSSDGKVYDSFTVDRDYRDVLSCVHDSCFPTTLAT, encoded by the exons ATGGGGAGGAGAGACGCCGCGGCAGCTCTGGCGGTGGTGctggctgccgcggcggcggcggcggtgattagagcgtcgtcgtcgtcgccggcggaaGGGTTCCAGCCGCTGTCCAAGATCGCTGTCCACAGGTCCACCGTCGAGATGCAGCCGTCGGCGTACGTGCGGGCGACGCCGTTGCTGCTCGGCGAGCAG GGAGAAGACACTGAATGGGTGACGGTGAAGTACGGCTGGACAAGCCCGTCCGTCGACGACTGGATCGCCGTTTTCTCTCCAGCAGATTTCGT CTCGGGCACGTGCCCTAATCCAGCGAGAGACCCACCGCTCCTCTGCACGGCTCCTATCAAG TATCAGTATGCCAATTACTCGGCGAACTACATCTATTGGGGCAAGGGCAGCGTCCGATTCCAGCTCATCAACCAGCGCTACAACTTTTCCTTCGCCCTCTTCACCGGCGGTCTCGAGAAC CCGAAGCTGATCGCGGTGTTGGAGCCGATCTCGTTCAAGAACCCCAAGGCGCCCGTGTTCCCGCGCCTTGCGCAGGGCAAGACCCACGACGTGATGGCGGTGACATGGACCATCGGCTACGACATCAGTGAGGCGTACCCGTTCGTGGAGTGgggcgcggtcggcggcggcgccgccgcccagcccgCCGCGCGGTCGCCCGCCGGGACTCTCACCTTCAGCCGCGGCAGCATGTGCGGCGAGCCGGCGCGCACCGTCGGGTGGAGGGAGCCCGGCTTCATCCACACCGCGTTCATGAGGAATCTCTGGCCCAACAAGGA GTACTACTACAAGATTGGGCACGAGCTGCAGGACGGGTCCGTCGTGTGGGGCAAGCCCTACACGTTCCGtgctccgccgtcgccggggcAGAACTCCCTGCAGCGCGTCATCGTCTTCGGCGACATGGGAAAG GCGGAGAGGGACGGGTCGAACGAGTTCGCGAACTACCAGCCGGGGTCGCTGAACACGACTGACACGCTGGTCAAGGATCTGGACAACTATgacgggt ccgacATCGTCTTCCACATCGGCGACCTGCCCTACGCCAACGGCTACGTCTCCCAGTGGGACCAGTTCACCGCACAGGTCGCGCCCATCACCGCCGAGAAGCCCTACATGATCGCAAG CGGCAACCATGAGAGGGACTGGCCCAACACCGGCGGCTTCTTCGACGTCAAGGACTCCGGCGGCGAGTGCGGCGTGCCGGCGGAGACCTACTACTACTACCCGGCGGAGAACCGGGCCAACTTCTGGTACAAGGTGGACTACGGGATGTTCCGGTTCTGCGTCGGCGACTCGGAGCACGATTGGCGGGAGGGCACGCCGCAGCACGCGTTCATCGAGCGCTGCCTCTCGACGGTGGACCGGAAGCACCAGCCGTGGCTCGTCTTCGCGGCGCACCGCGTGCTGGGCTACTCCTCCAACGACTGGTACGCCATGGAGGGCGCCTTCGAGGAGCCCGAGGGCCGCGAGAGCCTGCAGAGGCTCTGGCAGAAGTACCGCGTTGACATCGCCTTCTTCGGCCACGTCCACAACTACGAGAGGACCTGCCCCGTCTACCAG AGCCGGTGCATGACCAGCGAGAAGAGCCGCTACTCGGGGACGATGAACGGGACCATCttcgtggtggccggcggcggcgggagccacCTGTCGGACTACACGACGGCGATCCCCAGGTGGAGCATCTTCCGCGACCGGGACTTCGGGTTCGTGAAGCTCACGGCGTTCAACCACTCGTCGCTGCTGTTCGAGTACAAGAGGAGCAGCGACGGCAAGGTCTACGACTCCTTCACCGTGGACAGGGACTACCGGGACGTGCTCAGCTGCGTGCACGACAGCTGCTTCCCCACGACGCTGGCCACCTGA